The following is a genomic window from Patagioenas fasciata isolate bPatFas1 chromosome 1, bPatFas1.hap1, whole genome shotgun sequence.
AGCATTTCTAGGATGCAGGCAACTGGCAGGGAAAAAGCTGGAGGGAAGAAAGCAGTGTAACCAAGCCTGCTTCACAGGGCAAGTAAAATTTCAACCCTTTTTGATTTAACACATGGTATTCAGATTCCCCTCTTATTTTTGGGAGTAGGGAGGAAGGTAGTGggacaaaataaatgtttttttgggggtgttttttgatgtgggttttttttttttttggacacatTTAACGAAACGTGGTCAGTTTGATCTGTTAAACTAAAATGGTAGACCAGCTTAAGTCGACACTGAGCTCTGACAATCAAGCCCAGGGAACCAGTGAAGGAACTTGTATGAACTTACAGCGCAAACCGTCAGCAGACTGGGAAGAGTTTTGAGGGTTACGGTAAATGTTCAAGAGGGCAATGGTCTGAAATACAAAACGCAACAACTTTATattatggaaaataatttttaacaagAAACCGGTTTCCTTTAGGGTCGCTTTTGCCGAGTCTGTGCTGAAAAAGAGGTGGTTATTCTCTACCAAGGAGAACTTTCACTTAGCTGGTGACCTTTCTGAATCAACCTAACACTGTAAAGTAACAGAGATCTCATGATACTgcattattgtattttattttgttcactAATATTACTATAGAGGGGGTTTGTATGATTTCAGGCAGATAAATAATAGATGGTGTCCAAACACAGTATTCGAATTACTAGCATAATACTCTGTTTTAATTggattttactgattttttttttagtagcaaaACCCCAGAAAAGGAAGTAATACAATAATTACAGCATAACATGAAATCTCCATTTTCCTAAAAAAGTTAAGATGAAAGAAAACCCACAGTTTTGGGAAACTTACCGTACATCACATATAGAcctattgtttttgtttgtatttgttaaATCAAGAATTTGAAAAACGTCTGCAGGTTAAGCCTTTAAAAAGAATGCAGTGTTACTAAGCACTCAAGTTGCACTTTGCAGTACTAAAGAGAATCTGCATCAAGTCCAATTTATGCAGTCAACTCTGCATTCTGAATTGCACACATTTGACAAGTTCTTGATCTATGCGCAAGAAGAGTTCCATCACTTGTCCTGTTTGCAACAGCTTTATGTCAGCAGCTCAGAAGCCAACACTATTTTCTCATAATTAGGAGTGGGCTCTTTAACaccattgtttaaaaaaatttctCCAACTGTGGGACTTACAGTGTGAGCCGTCAGCCGTCTGTGCACTGTTTTGGGGGTTACGATAGATGTTTTGAATCAAGATGGTCtgcggggaaaaaaaataaaaaggggaatTCTACTGGCTGCTGTGCATATAATAGACAATTGCAAAGAGACAACTTGTTTGCAAACAGctaaaagtaatattttattcTTAAGACTTCCTTTTGTATTTGCAGAATATCTTCCAAAATTGCATCCAGACCATCATATTATGAAAACAGTTTTAATTAACCACCAAGAAAGAGCTGCATTTGTCTCAACAGCTATCCTCAATATGGGAAGTGTGAGGCACTGTACCCTAAAACACCCTACCACATGATATTCTGGAAATGCCTAGCTTTTGAGACCAGATTCATTATTGTatgtctaggggaaaaaaaaaatagtgttatgTGCACAGCATATAAGATAAAATGCCACAGAGTCTAAAATGTTACACCAGACAGTAAAGTTTTTAGGCAAGTGCTGCATCTCATTTTCTGCATCAGGAATTTCTTGGTGGAATTTCTGTTTAAATAATATAATAGCATCATAGGTTCACATGTTTCCGATCCTTCAAATAAGGACAATATCCTTTTAGCCCTTCTGCTTTTTACTTGAAGAATTAGCCCAGGCAGACTTGAAACCTTACATTTGTACCGTTCTTCTTAAAATCAAGttgtctgaaaaaacaaaccATGTTTAAGTTAGTAAActaatattacaaaaaaaaatccaaacgtcCATATCACTGTAAGCAGCTCAAAAACTGAAATTTGATTACTTAAAATACAAGCTCAATGTTAGTTAATATGAATCGCAATCCCCGAATAATTTTAGCTTACACATTATTATTAGTCACAGAAATCAGAGCTTGAAGAAGTCATAGACCAGCAATGTCATACATAAATATGCTGCCCActtaacacattaaaaaaaaaaaaaatctgtaacatgACATTTAAAAATCACACACTTGCTTTATAATGGGCGTGGTCATACCAACCAAAGCTTTGTGTATCCGTGGCCCAGGTTTAAAATAACTATGTTTTATCCTACAATTGGAGAGAGCCAGAAACATGCATACAGTTACAGTGTTTCTGCTGATTGCTGGTAATTTGATCACCCTGGATTGCACGACCTTTCCTAACACAGCTCTTCTATGAAGAAGTTGCACCAGCAACACGAGAGAAAAATATTGTGCTGGTAACTTCCCATTAGTAAGATATCTGTTGTTCTATTTTCTATCACAGCTGATTATCAATCTGCATACAAATAAAGGTTTCTCTAGTGAACTCTACACATCTGCCAGGTACATTTGAGATGTTACAATACAGAACATCTGTCAGGTGATGCTTCAGTGGTCCCAGATGTCACTGGATGAACCTGCCTTGCTGATCTACCTCAGCTGGTATTGTTAACTACAGTTTCTAAAGCAAAGTTAAAACTGTACTGACAGAGGAAACTGTTGTTGCaaataaacttgttttttttgtaaaaaaaaaaaaaaaaaaaaaaaagtagtttggggttttgttgcttGATTCACATTTTTAATGACAACTACAGTCGAAGTTGTCTAATTTAGAAAAATTTCCTAGCAGCCAATGACCTAAATTCAGGTCTCCAAACAACCAATCACATCTCTGCATGCTCTCCACGTAGGTCAGCAACATCGAGTCATTTCGAAAACAGGCAATATTCTTTTTGAGATACAATATGTACactaaaaaattattaaattccCAGATGTGGAAAACTGTTTTTGTAGATGGAAGTACCAGCAGTGGTTCCTATCAATCAGGAACCCAGCCAGTGCCCCCTAGAACTCCCCCCTGCCTAACCACAAAGCTTAACTTCCTGAGTACCATCACTCTGAACTCCAGTCATATGGACAGTATTTGCCTCCCTAATTCTCTCCAAGCCAACATCAGTCTACCATTCTCATCAATCCTGCTCCACATGAGCTAAAATGAACTTGCAGAGGACTCCACCGCTATGTGAAATTTACCTTTGTAAGTAGAACTGCTGATAATGCAACAGCTTTCATAGGCACTACTTGTCATATACAATATTCCCCAACAATCTATTTATCTGTATACCTTGACAATCAGCAGTGATAGAAAGAGGCAAAGCATACAGTTGTCCAGGAATGTAATTTCTGAAAACTACAGAGCTCATAATAAGAAAAACCCTATCAgtcacttgcttttttttttttttttgccagacatGCAGTTACACATCATGTCTTTAACAATATTCACATAGCCAAAGACTAAATTATCTGTGAAGTCAACTGACATATACACCCTCAGCAACCAGGCAAGTTGTTTTCGAGaaacaattatttcaaattcaaaGGAGTATGTAAGTTACATTTGAAACTTAAGAGCCTGGGTCAAAGAGCAAATCTAACTACAGATGAGTTGCTCTTATTAATTAGTCTTCTTCCATTAAATGCATAAAAGACTTAAGTTCATGCCTCTGAAATAGGCAGAACATGCTGACATtgtttgtgattaaaaaaaaaaatctgggatgGTTTAAGTGCCTAAACACCACTGAGAAGGCACACTCACCTGAAAGTTAGCACTGGTTGGTCTCTACTACAGGCAAGCTTACAACAGCATCGCTTCCTGCAGCCATTAAGGGTGACAGGAGATAATTAGAAATGCTGGGAGAAGTAAATTGAATACccccaaaaaagcaaaaacccaTATAAACTGGGGCCAAAAGTGAACTACTTAATCTGGAGCTCTGCAACTACTCACTTGTATTTGAGAGCCTACGCTTTAAAGAAGCAAGAATGTACTGCcacaagaagagaaaacaaaaggaaaacaaacctggCTAAATGTCGGTTTGTTGTGCAACCGAGAACATCTGTCTCCATGACGACAAGCtccaattttgaaataaaatgaacaGTTGACTCTGTgagtgaaaaaaaaccacaaagtatTTTCAATATTAGAACAGAAAAACATTAACATACAATTCCTATAAAACATATGCCCTTAACTACCTTTATATTGATGTAAAGTACtatagaaaaacagaacaaaatcagtATAGGCAAGCATTACAGCAAACCTGTTCATGttcattcctctttacccctaaTTTACAGCAAGTCATCTAATCAATTTCACCCGCTACTCAAACCCAAAGTGCATTTGTGACACCATCATGGACAGAAGCACTCACCCCTGTTTTACCCTTCCAGTTCTCTATTCTTGTCTTTGTATCGGTTTCACTGAGTGATGGGATGCGAAATAATGTGAAAAACAGTCTGAAAAGTTGCACTATGAGCTATATGGTTGTGTCTTAGTTCATGGAACCCCTAGTCTGGGCAACATAACCTGCTTTAAAGCTGATTCAGCTGCACCTACCTAATGTTTTACAAAACACCTCTTTTAAAGTTTTAGTCAAAGGTAACTCAGAGTGCTGCCAACATAGTATTTGAAGGAATTCAGATAAGAGAAAAATCATGTTACAGAGAGAATACacataagcaaaataaaataatttaataagtcATCTCCATGAATGTAGCTAATAATTCTAAAAGgaagcctttttaaaattttaaaccaCAAATTTTTCTTGATTAACCATCACCTAATGTCAACTTCAAATTACGCTGGTCTAGGAATCCCACTAGGACTCTCATGTTTAAGTGTAATCCACATGGAATGATAACAGAACACCATACAGAGTTTAGTTACCTTCACTGGCCAAACTAAATGCAAAATTCTGAAGGGCAAGAGAACTATTATGGACCATGTATGTATAAATGAAGTTTAAGAATTCTTCTGGAAGATTATTATTACCATGCTCATAGTTATCATCAATTGTTTCCATAATCCTGTGTAACCAACATCAACTCATGGAAAGGGAAAATATAGTATTAAAGCATATCTGATTTTTAGCAAAACATTTTACTGTAAAATGTTACCACGCTTACTCTTCAtttttacatttctgaaaatacaCAGTTAGCATTACAATATACTTACTGTCATTTCTGAACTCTaccctgaaacaaaaaaaaatgatctAACTATAAAATTACCAATAGTGCCTCCAACTTCAACACTTTCTGGAGAGTTCTGCTTGCTTTTTGATTAGAAAATAAGGAATTTAATGGCTGCTGTATCAGCATACACTCATACTGTTAAACTTTAATGCATTATATCAGGAAGGAGGCCACAGTAACAGAGCTCAAGAGAAGCTGCAGATACTGTCTTTTCTGACAGACGAGCGAATTGAAACTGGCATGTTGCACTAGAAGGCAAATAGAAGCCTCACGGTCAGAGGCTGACAAGAGTAATTTAGTCCAGCAGCACATCGATGCCCCCTTTCATTTTTACAAGTGGAAAAACACGTTGGTTTGGTCAGGCTGACGGTGACCAAATTTTCGTTAGGAGGGTTTTGCAAGTACGCTTCCAACAACCAGAGAACCTAGAGACGTTCCCGACGCGTGGAAGGCTGCAGGCAGAAGCCTGAGGATCAGGATGCAGCAGTCGGGGAAATCCTCCGCAccctggggaggggggagaaataACCAGTCGCTGTCCTTGCAGCAGAGCGGAAGCTCTCGGGCTGCTGCGAGGCGCAGAGACGCGAACAAAAGGGGAAGAGGCGGCCCATTTCCGGCAGAAGGCGGCGGGAAGCTCGGCACCCAGCGGCCCCGaccgctcccgcccgccgccaGAGGAGCGCGGCCgtcgggggaggggcggggaggaaGGGGTGGGGGGGCGCGGCAGCGCGCCACGAGGCGCAGGCACACCCGCATGGCGGccggaggaaggggagagggagagcgggagaaggaggagggactCCCCGAGGGGAACAGACCCAGCCCGTCCCGGGAGGGGAGAAAGAAGCGCAGGGGGCGAGGCCGGCGGCGCGGACACGCGCAGGCCCCACGCGGCGAgggggcgcgcgcgcgcgcgccctgTCCCTCCACCCCTCCCCGTCCTTGGCGGCGCGCGCACGCGCTCTCCGGccgaggggggaggggaggaggagccgcCGCGCGCCTGAGGGACAGGgttgggggaagggagggagcgcGCCCGCCTCGCTTCCTCTTCTCTTCGCGGCCGCGCGCCGCCACGTTCCCCCGCGCGGCcgtggctgggggggggggggggggggggggagggggaagaacgCCCGAGCGCGCGCCCCGGTCCCGGGGGTTCCGTTGGCCCCTGAGGCGGCAGTGGAAGAAAGGGGCCAGGTCCCCCCGCAGGAgacggggctggggggggggggggggggaaggctgACCGCCACGACCCATACAGGCCGCCCGGGCGGGCGCTGCGCGTAGCCGTGCCCCGCGCGCCCCGCCACCAGCCGCCGGCCTCCCTCGAGCTCCCCCCGAAGCGCCTAAGCCGCGGGagaggcgcggagcggcgcgggaAGGAGGGATGGGCCACTCACTTGTCCTTCTCTGTTCCGAAGATGGAGGCCAGATACTCCGCCATCTCCCACCGCCCGCCCGCCGGACAGCCCGGCGCCCACCGTGCACGTCACTGCCGCCGCGCCGGAAACACTTCTACGGAGCCCCGCGCGAGGAGGGGAGGGCGCGGCTCCTTGCGCATGCGCCCGGGACCGCCAGCCCCTCATTGGGTGCGTGGTGTGGACCGCTTCTTTCTGTAGCGGCGCGGGCAGGGCGTGCGGGGCTCGCTGGCGGCATCCGCGGCCGCGCATGCGCTCTACGGGGCAGGGGGCGGCGGGGAGCCCGCGCTGTAGCCCAGCGGAGATGGGTGCAGCGGGGGGTTCTGGCCGCATCCCCGGGACGGTGCTTGGCGGCTCCCGCTGAGTCTATGGCTCTGTCTTAGCCAGAGCAGAGGGGAGAGCTGAGCTCTTCGCCGCAG
Proteins encoded in this region:
- the U2AF1 gene encoding splicing factor U2AF 35 kDa subunit isoform X3, with protein sequence MRPEPPAAPISAGLQRGLPAAPCPVERMRGRGCRQRAPHALPAPLQKEAVHTTHPMRGWRSRAHAQGAAPSPPRAGLRRSVSGAAAVTCTVGAGLSGGRAVGDGGVSGLHLRNREGQGAEDFPDCCILILRLLPAAFHASGTSLESTVHFISKLELVVMETDVLGCTTNRHLARKRCCCKLACSRDQPVLTFRQLDFKKNGTNVRFQVCLG